The following nucleotide sequence is from Cellulosilyticum sp. I15G10I2.
AAAGGTTCTTTTCCTGTCAAACGTTTTACAGCATCTTGAACAGCTGGTATACGTGTTGAGCCACCTACTAATAGGATTTTATCAAGTTCTGATGCGTTAAGTCCCGCATCATCTAATGCACGTCTTACTGGTCCCATTGTACGTTCTACGAGATCTGAAGTAAGCTCATCAAATTTAGCACGTGTAAGTGTAATATCTAAACTTTTTCCTTCACAAATAAAAGGAATTAAGATAGATGTACTTGTTTTTGAAGAAAGTTCTTTTTTAGCTGTTTCAGAAGCTTCTTTTAATCTTTGCATTGCAATTTTATCTGATGATAAATCATTGCCTTCCATTTTTTTGAATTCTTGCACTAAATAATCAATAACTTTTTGATCAAAATCGTCTCCACCTAAGCGATTGTCTCCGCTTGTTGCTAGAACTTCTATAACGCCATCACCTATATCAATAATGGAAACATCAAATGTTCCACCTCCAAGGTCGTATACCATAATTTTTTGCTCATGTTCATTATCAAGACCATATGCGAGTGCTGCTGCTGTAGGTTCATTAATAATACGTTTTACATCGAGACCTGCAATACGACCAGCATCTTTTGTAGCCTGACGCTGACTATCAGTAAAATAGGCAGGTACAGTGATAACTGCTTCTGTTACTGATTCTCCTAAATGACTTTCGGCATCTGCCTTTAATTTCTGAAGAATAATAGCAGATATTTCTTGTGGTGAAAGATCCTTACCATCAATACTTACTCTATAATTAGTTCCCATATGTCTTTTAATAGACATTACTGTTCTGTCATGATTAGTAATAGCTTGACGTTTAGCCACATCACCTACTAGACGTTCTCCACTTTTAGTAAAACCAACTACTGAAGGCGTTGTTCTGCCACCATCAGCATTTACAATAACAACAGGCTTACCACCCTCCATAACTGAAACACATGAATTTGTTGTACCTAAATCGATTCCTATAATTTTTCCCATGATTTTCATCCTCCTAACTATTAATTGGCAACTTTAACCATACTATGTCTAATTACTTTTTCTTTATATAAATACCCTTTCTGAAGCTCTTCTACTACTATATTTTCTCCATAATTTTCATCTTCGATATGCAAGATAGCATTGTGAAGATTAGGATCAAATACTTGATCTTTCGCTTCAATAGGTGTTACATTGATATTTTCAAGAAAACCAATGAATTGTTTATATATCATTGTAACGCCTTCATAAAAGGCTTTATCTTCTGATTCTACTTTGAGTGCTCTTTCGAAATTATCTATAATTGGAAGCAGTTCAACTACTGTTCCCCCTACTGCAAAGTCATAGGCATCTGCTTTTTCTTTTTGGCTGCGTTTTCTATAGTTATCAAATTCAGCCATTAATCTTTGAAGACGTTCTAAATACTCAGCTGCTTTATCATTTTCTTCTTGTGCCTGAGTTTTTGCTGCTTCCTCATTTTTAGCTGGTTCTTCTTGAGATACTTCATCCTCAATAATAGATTTATCGTTCTGATCTTGATTTACTGTTTCTTCATCAATAATCTCATTTTCATGATCTATTATATTTTTGTTATCCTCCATTTTTTCACCCTTTCTGCATAATGAATCACGTAACTTTTTTAAGAATCATCAAATTCATTAAGCATGTTTGTAATATGATTTGTAACATACTCTAAAACGGATACAACTTGACCATAGTCCATACGGGTAGGGCCAATAATCCCTATATTACCTAATGTATAGCCTCCAATAGTATAGCTTGTCGTGATAATACTACAATCTTTCATTGGTGTATATATATTTTCCTGGCCTATCCGAATAGTAGTTTTATTTTTCGGATTATGATCTAAAAGTTTTACAAGATGTAATTTTTCCTCAAAAAGTTTAAATATATCTCTAATTTTTTCTCTATCACTAAACTCTTGAAGATCTAGTATATTATTAACACCTCTTATGGAAATATTAGGTATATCTTCTTGTCTTAAAGTATCATAAATAACTTCTAATACACTGGCAGCTATATCACTATAATCTTTCAGCTTTTCTTCTATAGATATTCTAATTTTATGCAAGCTGATTTCTGTAAGCGTTGTACCCTTTAAACATTCATTTAAAATATTAGTTAACTGCATACAAAGATGAAAGTTTAATTCTTTAGGCGTTCTTATGATGTGATTCTTAACAATATTAGTATCTGTTACAATAACACATGCAACACTTTTATCGTCAATAGGAACAAGCTGTAAATGTTTAATCGTTGTTTGAGCAATAGGTGCTGCCGATGCAATAGTTGCATAATTTGTAAGCATAGCAATAAGTTTTGCTGTTTCTTCAACGAGCATATCAATTCGATTGATCTTTTGCTTAATCATTTCAGTAATAATACGCTCCACATCAGGATTAACATGTTTTCTTTCCATAAGCGTATCTACATATAATCTGTATCCTTTATCAGAAGGTATTCTGCCTGCGGAAGTGTGAGGCTGCATAATAAACCCTAAGTCTTCGAGGTCTGCCATCTCGTTTCTTATCGTAGCAGAACTAATCCCTAAATCATATTTTTTAGAAATTGTTCTGGAACCTACTGGATCACCCGTTTGTATATAATCACGAATGATTGCTTCAAGTATTCTTACTTTTCTTTCATTCATGTCCATAACATCACTTCCTTTTGCTTTGTTAGCACTCACTAAGCTTGAGTGCTAACTATAAAATAAAGATATCACTATTTTTAAAATCTGTCAATAACCTAATAAATAATTTTTATAATTATAAAAAAGAACTAAAAACCTCATTGCAGATGTCCATACCATAGTCCGATAAAAAGAGGTTATCCTTATTTTTTACAAGTATTTTAAGTTTTATCCACTTATTTATTTGGCTTTTATAAACATTAAATAGATCTGTTTTAAATGTTTTATTAAAATCAGTAATACTTATTCCTTCAGTCATTCGAAGTCCTAAAAACATAAACTCTTGCATGGCCACCTCTTGACTTATTACCTCT
It contains:
- the hrcA gene encoding heat-inducible transcriptional repressor HrcA, whose amino-acid sequence is MDMNERKVRILEAIIRDYIQTGDPVGSRTISKKYDLGISSATIRNEMADLEDLGFIMQPHTSAGRIPSDKGYRLYVDTLMERKHVNPDVERIITEMIKQKINRIDMLVEETAKLIAMLTNYATIASAAPIAQTTIKHLQLVPIDDKSVACVIVTDTNIVKNHIIRTPKELNFHLCMQLTNILNECLKGTTLTEISLHKIRISIEEKLKDYSDIAASVLEVIYDTLRQEDIPNISIRGVNNILDLQEFSDREKIRDIFKLFEEKLHLVKLLDHNPKNKTTIRIGQENIYTPMKDCSIITTSYTIGGYTLGNIGIIGPTRMDYGQVVSVLEYVTNHITNMLNEFDDS
- the grpE gene encoding nucleotide exchange factor GrpE, with amino-acid sequence MEDNKNIIDHENEIIDEETVNQDQNDKSIIEDEVSQEEPAKNEEAAKTQAQEENDKAAEYLERLQRLMAEFDNYRKRSQKEKADAYDFAVGGTVVELLPIIDNFERALKVESEDKAFYEGVTMIYKQFIGFLENINVTPIEAKDQVFDPNLHNAILHIEDENYGENIVVEELQKGYLYKEKVIRHSMVKVAN
- the dnaK gene encoding molecular chaperone DnaK, translating into MGKIIGIDLGTTNSCVSVMEGGKPVVIVNADGGRTTPSVVGFTKSGERLVGDVAKRQAITNHDRTVMSIKRHMGTNYRVSIDGKDLSPQEISAIILQKLKADAESHLGESVTEAVITVPAYFTDSQRQATKDAGRIAGLDVKRIINEPTAAALAYGLDNEHEQKIMVYDLGGGTFDVSIIDIGDGVIEVLATSGDNRLGGDDFDQKVIDYLVQEFKKMEGNDLSSDKIAMQRLKEASETAKKELSSKTSTSILIPFICEGKSLDITLTRAKFDELTSDLVERTMGPVRRALDDAGLNASELDKILLVGGSTRIPAVQDAVKRLTGKEPFKGINPDECVAIGAAIQGGKLAGDAGAGDILLLDVTPLSLGIETLGGVATVLIPRNTTIPTKKSQVFSTAADNQPAVDIHVVQGERPMARDNKTLGNFKLDGIMPAMRGVPQIEVTFDIDANGIVKVSAKDLGTGKEQHITITASTNLSDDEINKAVQEAEKFAEEDKKRKETIDLKNEADSMVFQTEKMMKDMEDKLDAADKSKVEDSLNKLKELNSKFTVETMTDADISELKAAKEELTNVFYAISEKLYSQAAPGAEGADMNTGAGSAPNDDVIDADFKEE